One Hypanus sabinus isolate sHypSab1 chromosome X2 unlocalized genomic scaffold, sHypSab1.hap1 SUPER_X2_unloc_1, whole genome shotgun sequence genomic region harbors:
- the LOC132385683 gene encoding nuclear factor 7, ovary-like isoform X2 produces the protein MASKGAAESLSEELICPVCLDFFIDPVILECGHNFCRSCITRCWEREERNSCPECREEFADRTLRASRALANLAEKARNLNLNPKGKESKRHCEEHEEELKLFCETDKTLICMICAVAEEHREHRFRPIKEAVKKYMDQLKSSLDSLTKKESDFQEKEQQQKEKISGVREQSHSLQSHVTSQFAELRQIITEKEQSLLRDLREEEKRILNTMEKNLLALQENIRSIQEEITKLKEQMDQKDGVIFLKEEARRNRRINDDVQELSVTDETLPVEKFDHLYLLNTVLRETLGAVNRVSVTLDVETASPWLEVSEDRKSVRWTGTQRNLPDTGKRFTNWDCVLGSEGFTSGRHYWEVEVTGNRGWCLGVAAESVERKRRVSLSPETGFWVIGRFGDVLHRDYDVSGPPSPESRLAAGPIPGRVGVYLSYESGTVSFYNAETKSHLHTFTGNKFTGKLYPLFRTGDVNQWLRICSGSAPGL, from the exons atggcttcgaaaggagCGGCCGAGAGTTTGAGCGAGGAGCTAATTTGTCCTGTCTGTCTGGATTTCTTCATCGATCCGGTTAtactggagtgtggacacaacttctgtcgctcttgtatcacacggtgttgggaaagggaggagagaaactcctgcccggaatgtagagaggagtttgctgaccgcaccctcagggccagtcgggccttagcaaatctggctgaaaaagctcgaaatctaaacctgaatccgaaagggaaggaaagtaaacgtcactgcgaggaacatgaggaagaactgaagctgttttgcgaaacggacaagacactgatctgtaTGATCTGTGCAGTGGCGGAGGAACACAGAGAGCACCGCTTCAGgccgattaaagaagctgttaaaaaATACATG gatcagctaaaatcttccttagactctctcacaaaaaaggaatcagacttccaggaaaaggagcagcaacagaaagagaagatttctggagttcgg gaacagtcacacagccttcagtcccacgtcacatcccagtttgctgaactgcgccagattatcactgagaaagagcagagcttactcagggatctcagggaagaagagaagaggattctcaacacaatggagaaaaatcttctagcacttcaagagaatataaggagtattcaggaggaaatcactaagttaaaggaacagatggatcagAAAGACGgtgtgatatttctcaag gaggaagctcgtcggaacagaag gattaatgacgatgtccaggaattgtcagtgacagatgagaccctaccggttgaaaaattcgatcacctctatttgttgaacacagtgctgagagaaacgCTTGGTGCTGTTAatcgag tctctgtcaccctggatgtggaaacggcgagtCCGTggctcgaggtgtctgaggatcggaagagtgtgagatggaCCGGGACCCAGaggaatctccctgacaccgggaagagattcacaaactgggattgtgtgctgggatcggagggattcacatcggggagacattactgggaggtggaggtgacggggaatcggggctggtgtctgggagtcgccgcagagtctgtggagaggaagagacgggtcagtctgagtccggagaccggattctgggtcatcgGGCGGTTTGGTGACGTGTTACATCGGGATTATGACGTGTCCGGTCCCCCCTCCCCCGAGTCCCGTctcgctgccggtcccatccccgggagggtgggagtttatctcagttacgagtccgggacagtttcattttacaacgcggagaccaagtcccatctccacaccttcactgggaataaattcacggggaaactttatcctcTCTTCCGGACCGGGGATGTgaaccagtggctgagaatctgctccggttccgctccgggtctgtaa
- the LOC132385683 gene encoding E3 ubiquitin-protein ligase TRIM39-like isoform X1: MASKGAAESLSEELICPVCLDFFIDPVILECGHNFCRSCITRCWEREERNSCPECREEFADRTLRASRALANLAEKARNLNLNPKGKESKRHCEEHEEELKLFCETDKTLICMICAVAEEHREHRFRPIKEAVKKYMDQLKSSLDSLTKKESDFQEKEQQQKEKISGVREQSHSLQSHVTSQFAELRQIITEKEQSLLRDLREEEKRILNTMEKNLLALQENIRSIQEEITKLKEQMDQKDGVIFLKEEARRNRRINDDVQELSVTDETLPVEKFDHLYLLNTVLRETLGAVNRVSENERRSHGNTKFFQGSTGRSERGCFPCSAENPCGDICFCRIKVSVTLDVETASPWLEVSEDRKSVRWTGTQRNLPDTGKRFTNWDCVLGSEGFTSGRHYWEVEVTGNRGWCLGVAAESVERKRRVSLSPETGFWVIGRFGDVLHRDYDVSGPPSPESRLAAGPIPGRVGVYLSYESGTVSFYNAETKSHLHTFTGNKFTGKLYPLFRTGDVNQWLRICSGSAPGL, from the exons atggcttcgaaaggagCGGCCGAGAGTTTGAGCGAGGAGCTAATTTGTCCTGTCTGTCTGGATTTCTTCATCGATCCGGTTAtactggagtgtggacacaacttctgtcgctcttgtatcacacggtgttgggaaagggaggagagaaactcctgcccggaatgtagagaggagtttgctgaccgcaccctcagggccagtcgggccttagcaaatctggctgaaaaagctcgaaatctaaacctgaatccgaaagggaaggaaagtaaacgtcactgcgaggaacatgaggaagaactgaagctgttttgcgaaacggacaagacactgatctgtaTGATCTGTGCAGTGGCGGAGGAACACAGAGAGCACCGCTTCAGgccgattaaagaagctgttaaaaaATACATG gatcagctaaaatcttccttagactctctcacaaaaaaggaatcagacttccaggaaaaggagcagcaacagaaagagaagatttctggagttcgg gaacagtcacacagccttcagtcccacgtcacatcccagtttgctgaactgcgccagattatcactgagaaagagcagagcttactcagggatctcagggaagaagagaagaggattctcaacacaatggagaaaaatcttctagcacttcaagagaatataaggagtattcaggaggaaatcactaagttaaaggaacagatggatcagAAAGACGgtgtgatatttctcaag gaggaagctcgtcggaacagaag gattaatgacgatgtccaggaattgtcagtgacagatgagaccctaccggttgaaaaattcgatcacctctatttgttgaacacagtgctgagagaaacgCTTGGTGCTGTTAatcgag TttcggagaatgagaggagatctcatggaaacacaaaattctttcaggggtcaacaggcaggagtgagcgaggatgtttcccctgttcAGCGGAAAACCCTTGTGGAGACATCTGCTTTTGTCGAATCAAAG tctctgtcaccctggatgtggaaacggcgagtCCGTggctcgaggtgtctgaggatcggaagagtgtgagatggaCCGGGACCCAGaggaatctccctgacaccgggaagagattcacaaactgggattgtgtgctgggatcggagggattcacatcggggagacattactgggaggtggaggtgacggggaatcggggctggtgtctgggagtcgccgcagagtctgtggagaggaagagacgggtcagtctgagtccggagaccggattctgggtcatcgGGCGGTTTGGTGACGTGTTACATCGGGATTATGACGTGTCCGGTCCCCCCTCCCCCGAGTCCCGTctcgctgccggtcccatccccgggagggtgggagtttatctcagttacgagtccgggacagtttcattttacaacgcggagaccaagtcccatctccacaccttcactgggaataaattcacggggaaactttatcctcTCTTCCGGACCGGGGATGTgaaccagtggctgagaatctgctccggttccgctccgggtctgtaa